A region from the Silene latifolia isolate original U9 population chromosome 7, ASM4854445v1, whole genome shotgun sequence genome encodes:
- the LOC141591354 gene encoding uncharacterized protein LOC141591354: MSSDTANSVVAPYAVLDDPLYISNTDQPTLKLTEIKFNGNNSFLQWKREVYNALIAKNKEGFIDGTCKTPDKTGNTYHQWRRCDLLVMRWLTNSVESHIGETLKYSSNAKEMWEELLDRYGQTNGLEIYSLKKELGQISQENTSLIEYYSKMKTAWESIDELDPIPYCSCGAMTSCTCQLLKRLLDRDNNSKLIQFLMGLNHGYESVKTNVLTMDSLPPLNKALRLLQKIEKQRLISEQTVVPTEVNAYASARSSDVSQGDWKRHKSDMSTDKPSPKFCNSCQKPGHTTEECYHGKPCDYCGKKGHPIANCYIRLRHLANKSGRGRGRYNSGGRSNVYHKRANNADIVMHNDNPLDVYPAGISESPAIEVDKAVVNGIVQNVVQQVYKVLADKSSAGTSTVNFAGPYQ, from the exons ATGTCATCTGATACTGCAAATTCTGTTGTTGCGCCTTATGCGGTTCTTGATGATCCCTTATACATTTCCAATACTGATCAACCGACATTAAAGTTGACTGAGATAAAGTTCAATGGAAACAATAGCTTTCTTCAATGGAAACGTGAAGTTTATAATGCTTTAATCGCTAAAAATAAAGAAGGTTTTATTGACGGAACTTGTAAGACACCTGATAAAACTGGCAATACTTATCATCAATGGAGGAGGTGTGATTTGTTAGTGATGCGTTGGTTGACTAATTCTGTGGAGTCACATATTGGTGAGACTTTGAAATACAGTTCCAATGCTAAAGAAATGTGGGAAGAGTTGCTTGACAGATATGGTCAAACTAATGGATTAGAGATTTATTCATTAAAGAAGGAGTTAGGACAGATTTCTCAGGAAAACACTAGCTTGATTGAGTACTATAGCAAGATGAAAACTGCTTGGGAATCCATTGATGAGTTAGATCCTATTCCTTACTGTTCTTGTGGAGCAATGACTAGTTGCACCTGTCAGTTGTTGAAAAGATTATTAGACAGAGATAACAATTCCAAGTTGATTCAGTTTCTCATGGGTCTTAACCATGGGTATGAGTCTGTTAAGACCAATGTCTTAACCATGGATTCTTTACCACCACTGAACAAAGCTTTAAGACTTCTCCAAAAAATTGAGAAACAAAGATTGATTTCTGAGCAAACTGTTGTCCCAACAGAAGTGAATGCTTATGCTTCTGCTAGATCTTCTGATGTGTCTCAGGGAGATTGGAAAAGGCATAAATCAGATATGTCTACTGATAAACCCTCGCCCAAGTTTTGCAACAGTTGTCAGAAGCCCGGTCATACTACTGAAGAATGCTACCATGGTAAACCATGTGATTATTGTGGAAAGAAAGGACATCCTATTGCAAACTGTTATATCAGGCTCAGACATCTTGCTAACAAATCTGGTAGAGGCAGAGGAAGATACAACTCTGGTGGCAGATCTAATGTCTACCACAAGAGAGCTAACAATGCTGATATTGTCATGCACAATGACAATCCACTTGATGTTTATCCTGCAGGTATTTCAGAATCTCCTGCCATAGAAGTTGACAAGGCTGTGGTGAATGGAATTGTACAGAATGTTGTGCAGCAGGTTTACAAAGTTTTGGCTGATAAGTCTTCTGCTGGGACATCCACTGTGAACTTTGCAG GACCTTATCAATAA